The Microcoleus sp. FACHB-68 genome includes a region encoding these proteins:
- a CDS encoding sulfotransferase produces MPEKIHFISGLPRSGSTLLAAILRQNPRFHAGMTSPVGALVERMLEAMSENNEYSVFISPEQKQALIQGIFSAYYQAQADKSVIFDTNRLWCAKLSLIAELFPNAKIICCVRNIAWVMDSIERLIRQNAFDISGLFGNPTERATVYTRTEALSQGGRLVGFAYNALKEAFYSEHSHRILLIDYDLFTQKPDKTIALIYQFIGEENFNHDYENIEYEAAEFDDKLKTRGLHNIRKKVEFQPRQTILPPDLYERFNNLSFWAEPSYSKASVIVAKPKADAPKTPSLNLSP; encoded by the coding sequence ATGCCTGAAAAAATTCACTTTATTTCTGGACTGCCACGTTCAGGTTCCACATTACTAGCGGCAATATTGCGGCAAAACCCTCGATTTCACGCCGGCATGACTTCTCCTGTTGGGGCATTAGTTGAGCGGATGCTGGAAGCCATGAGCGAAAACAATGAATATTCGGTTTTTATCTCGCCAGAACAAAAACAAGCGCTAATTCAGGGGATTTTTTCAGCTTACTACCAAGCGCAAGCGGATAAAAGCGTTATTTTTGACACTAACCGGCTTTGGTGTGCGAAATTAAGCTTAATTGCGGAATTATTTCCCAATGCCAAAATTATTTGCTGCGTCAGAAACATTGCCTGGGTAATGGACAGCATTGAGCGCTTAATTCGCCAAAATGCTTTTGATATTTCTGGATTATTTGGCAACCCAACAGAACGGGCAACGGTTTACACAAGAACTGAAGCATTAAGCCAAGGTGGAAGATTGGTTGGTTTTGCTTATAATGCCCTCAAGGAAGCATTTTATAGCGAACATTCACATCGTATTTTATTAATTGATTACGATTTATTTACTCAAAAACCTGATAAAACAATTGCCTTAATTTATCAATTTATCGGAGAAGAAAATTTCAACCATGATTATGAAAACATTGAGTATGAAGCAGCAGAATTTGATGATAAACTCAAAACAAGAGGATTGCATAACATCCGAAAAAAAGTTGAATTTCAGCCGCGACAAACTATTTTGCCGCCAGACTTATATGAGCGATTTAATAACTTGTCATTTTGGGCAGAACCGAGTTATAGCAAAGCCAGCGTTATTGTAGCCAAACCCAAAGCAGATGCTCCCAAAACTCCCTCCTTAAACCTCAGCCCATAG
- a CDS encoding GDP-mannose 4,6-dehydratase, translated as MKKALICGISGQDGAYLAKLLLEKGYIVCGTSRDAQMSSFGNLVRLGIREQVKLESMSLTDFRSVLQVLRKIQPDEVYNLAGQSSVGLSFEQPVETLESITTGTLNLLEALRFTGAPIKIYNAGSSECFGDTGDASANETTPFRPRSPYAVAKAAAFWEVANYREAYGLFACSGILFNHESPLRPGRFVTQKIVAGACAIAQGSQQKLHLGDISVRRDWGWAPEYVEAMYLMLQQEKPDDYVIATGESNKLEDFVAAAFACVGLDWHDYVVIDAGFYRPTDIAVGRGHPAKAREQLGWQAKYKMQDVVRMMVEAKQANLVKAESYSGLTATSSKPTN; from the coding sequence ATGAAAAAAGCGCTAATTTGTGGGATATCGGGTCAGGATGGGGCATATCTAGCCAAGTTACTTCTGGAGAAAGGTTATATTGTCTGCGGCACTTCACGGGATGCCCAAATGTCTTCTTTTGGGAATTTGGTGCGCTTGGGCATTCGGGAACAGGTGAAATTAGAGTCAATGTCTCTAACTGATTTCCGCAGTGTCTTGCAGGTACTAAGGAAAATTCAGCCGGATGAAGTTTACAATCTGGCAGGGCAGAGTTCGGTGGGGCTGTCTTTTGAGCAGCCGGTGGAGACGCTGGAAAGTATTACCACCGGCACCCTAAATTTACTAGAGGCGCTTCGCTTCACCGGCGCACCGATTAAAATTTACAATGCCGGCTCCAGTGAGTGTTTTGGAGATACTGGCGATGCTTCAGCTAACGAAACCACTCCCTTTCGTCCCCGCAGCCCCTATGCTGTGGCAAAGGCAGCAGCGTTTTGGGAAGTGGCGAACTATCGCGAAGCTTACGGTTTATTTGCCTGTTCCGGCATTTTGTTTAACCATGAGTCTCCCCTGCGGCCTGGGCGCTTCGTTACGCAAAAGATTGTTGCCGGTGCTTGCGCGATCGCTCAAGGAAGTCAACAGAAGTTGCATTTGGGTGATATTTCAGTTCGGCGGGACTGGGGTTGGGCACCGGAATATGTTGAAGCGATGTATTTAATGTTGCAACAAGAAAAGCCTGATGATTATGTGATTGCAACAGGTGAAAGTAATAAGTTAGAAGACTTTGTAGCGGCAGCTTTTGCTTGTGTGGGCTTAGATTGGCATGATTATGTCGTCATTGATGCCGGTTTTTACCGGCCTACAGATATTGCAGTCGGCAGAGGTCATCCAGCGAAGGCGCGGGAACAGCTAGGTTGGCAAGCGAAATACAAGATGCAGGATGTAGTGCGAATGATGGTAGAAGCAAAGCAGGCAAATTTGGTAAAAGCGGAGTCATACTCTGGCTTAACTGCCACCTCCAGCAAACCTACAAATTAA
- a CDS encoding Fe2+-dependent dioxygenase, translating into MICCIGNVLTPEELNWITSQLENGEFIDGKLTAGVAAPLKHNLQLKADTNLARELNKVVIQALWRAQPFEMAARPKFIRPAMFSRYEPAMKYGTHVDQAIMRDHNYVMRSDLSVTLFLSPASSYTGGELVIESPHGEQAFKLDAGALVVYPSTSLHRVETVTQGIRLAAVTWVQSLIRDAHQREILFEIDTARQSIFAKEGKTPEFDSLCKAFTNLIRLWAEV; encoded by the coding sequence ATGATTTGCTGTATCGGAAATGTGTTAACTCCCGAAGAGTTAAATTGGATCACTTCCCAACTCGAAAACGGTGAGTTTATCGATGGCAAACTGACAGCGGGTGTAGCAGCGCCACTGAAGCACAACCTGCAATTAAAAGCTGATACTAATTTGGCGCGAGAACTTAATAAGGTGGTGATCCAAGCTCTCTGGCGAGCGCAACCTTTTGAAATGGCCGCGCGACCGAAATTTATACGTCCTGCTATGTTTAGCCGGTATGAGCCGGCAATGAAATATGGAACTCATGTTGATCAAGCGATTATGAGAGATCATAATTATGTGATGCGCTCGGATCTTTCTGTAACTTTGTTTTTGAGTCCAGCATCAAGTTACACTGGCGGTGAGTTGGTGATAGAAAGTCCTCACGGAGAACAAGCTTTTAAATTAGATGCCGGTGCCTTGGTAGTCTATCCTTCAACGTCCTTGCATCGTGTTGAAACCGTCACTCAAGGAATAAGATTGGCAGCCGTTACTTGGGTACAAAGTTTGATTCGAGACGCGCATCAGCGTGAGATTTTATTTGAAATTGATACGGCTCGTCAAAGCATTTTTGCGAAAGAGGGAAAAACCCCTGAGTTTGATTCACTCTGCAAAGCTTTTACAAATTTAATCCGTCTATGGGCTGAGGTTTAA
- a CDS encoding alpha/beta fold hydrolase produces MTTQQLTPASTFERLTWTWQGHKIQYTVMGVGRPLVLIHGFGASIGHWRNNIPALAAGGYRVFALDLLGFGASDKPALDYSLELWQEMLKDFWESQIQEPAVFVGNSIGALLSLMVVANHPEIAAAGILINCAGGLNHRPHELNLPLRTVMGIFTKLVTSPVIGPFLFNRIRQKNRLRRTLQQVYCNHDAVTDELIDLIYEPSCDPGAQRVFASILAAPPGPEPSELLPQVKHPLLVLWGANDPWTPIAGGRIYEELSQTQPIEFVSIPNTGHCPHDERPEIVNSFILNWLAQQTGNSAS; encoded by the coding sequence GTGACAACACAACAGCTAACACCGGCATCAACGTTTGAAAGGCTCACTTGGACTTGGCAGGGCCACAAAATCCAATACACTGTGATGGGCGTGGGTCGCCCCCTGGTGTTGATTCATGGCTTTGGAGCCTCAATTGGCCACTGGCGTAACAACATTCCCGCACTCGCTGCCGGCGGCTACCGAGTATTTGCCTTGGATCTCTTAGGATTTGGTGCTTCAGATAAGCCGGCACTCGATTATTCCCTGGAACTGTGGCAAGAAATGCTGAAGGATTTCTGGGAATCACAAATTCAGGAACCGGCAGTATTTGTGGGCAATTCCATTGGTGCACTGCTGAGTTTGATGGTGGTTGCCAATCATCCAGAAATTGCCGCCGCCGGCATTTTGATCAACTGTGCCGGGGGATTGAATCATCGACCTCATGAACTGAATTTGCCCTTGCGAACCGTGATGGGCATCTTTACCAAATTAGTCACTTCGCCGGTTATAGGGCCGTTCTTATTTAACCGCATCCGCCAGAAAAACCGTCTGCGTCGCACACTGCAACAAGTTTATTGCAACCATGACGCCGTTACCGACGAGCTGATCGATTTGATTTATGAACCTTCCTGCGATCCAGGTGCTCAGCGTGTGTTTGCCTCAATTCTCGCAGCGCCTCCCGGCCCGGAACCATCAGAATTGTTGCCACAAGTCAAGCATCCGTTGCTTGTTTTATGGGGAGCAAATGACCCTTGGACACCAATTGCCGGTGGACGCATTTATGAAGAATTGAGCCAAACTCAACCGATAGAATTTGTCTCTATTCCCAACACCGGCCATTGTCCCCATGATGAACGACCAGAGATTGTGAATTCGTTCATTTTGAACTGGCTAGCTCAGCAAACGGGAAACTCTGCCTCTTAA
- a CDS encoding circadian clock KaiB family protein, whose translation MNYRAKFQETKNSATSLPQVFKGIALFTPGGDLIYCIDPSKHSRWHLHLCAALQERLGLPEPPHFLVPGYTATIDRWIDPYTQQLRISAEAHAPVLRHKALLSAVFNTGDLVWQAAPWLEQLCNPMVLATYRSQFPQLWEDHDLVIRVERTGIDVPASAEPVIFAPERVETKGYILRLFVGKNTAATERTLERLHQLLERAISCPYTLKVIDIFKHPEQAEADQVSATPTLVKVWPRPVRRIVGELENAGEILRVLGTLDN comes from the coding sequence ATGAATTATAGAGCGAAGTTTCAAGAGACTAAGAACTCAGCAACTTCTCTCCCCCAAGTGTTTAAAGGCATTGCCTTGTTTACACCTGGGGGAGATTTGATTTATTGCATTGATCCAAGTAAGCACAGCCGTTGGCACCTGCATTTGTGTGCAGCGCTTCAGGAAAGACTGGGTTTGCCAGAGCCACCCCATTTTTTGGTGCCGGGATATACGGCAACAATTGACCGCTGGATTGATCCTTACACCCAGCAGCTAAGAATTTCTGCGGAGGCTCATGCGCCGGTTTTACGGCATAAAGCACTGCTGAGTGCAGTTTTTAATACAGGTGATTTGGTTTGGCAAGCTGCACCTTGGCTAGAGCAATTATGCAATCCAATGGTATTGGCAACCTATCGGTCACAGTTTCCTCAGCTTTGGGAAGATCACGACCTGGTGATCCGTGTTGAACGCACCGGCATTGATGTTCCTGCCTCTGCAGAGCCGGTGATCTTCGCACCTGAGCGAGTAGAAACGAAAGGTTATATTTTGCGCCTATTTGTTGGTAAAAATACTGCTGCAACTGAACGCACTTTGGAGCGGCTGCACCAGCTTTTAGAGCGAGCGATCAGCTGTCCTTACACGCTGAAAGTGATTGATATTTTTAAACATCCAGAGCAAGCAGAAGCCGATCAAGTCTCTGCAACGCCGACTCTGGTTAAAGTGTGGCCGCGACCTGTCCGGCGCATTGTGGGTGAGTTAGAGAATGCCGGCGAAATTCTGCGAGTTCTAGGCACCTTGGATAATTAG
- a CDS encoding type IV pilus twitching motility protein PilT, which yields MTQSNRPPVPPPPGVPRVPPMPPPPGRPPAPPASMTTGTAAAGTTQRQSSQTMTMPAAPPPVAPPPAAPPAATSQAQQTRPPAAAAPATPKFSASGGAQPTLRAMVGVANEKGCSDIHLGVNEAPRFRSRGDIVPTEWPVTDLDTFMGWLQEVLTDEEIRQFQEHLDFDGAADLGFVRIRINIFDSLAGPAMVLRLIGSQILTMEQLKLPPVFKDLCHYHKGLLLVTGPTGSGKSTTMAAMMDYINKNMAKHIITIEDPVEFVHVSQKCLIKHREVGRHTLEFKNALKAALREDPDMMLVGEIRDQETINIALKAASTGHLVAGTLHTNSAIKTIERIMGMFPPAEQPAMRVSLAESLVAIIAQGLCKTTDGKRAAYHDIMVATDAIREYIIKGEMEEINQVMLKSEFDGMITMNKALLNLYQEGRITEEIALEMSPTPNEMAQFLRGRI from the coding sequence ATGACACAATCTAATCGTCCCCCCGTTCCACCCCCTCCTGGTGTACCCCGCGTTCCTCCGATGCCACCGCCACCTGGCCGGCCCCCAGCACCTCCGGCTAGTATGACAACAGGGACGGCAGCAGCCGGCACGACTCAGCGGCAGTCTTCACAAACAATGACAATGCCGGCAGCACCTCCGCCGGTAGCCCCTCCGCCGGCAGCACCTCCAGCAGCCACTAGCCAGGCTCAACAAACTCGCCCACCAGCGGCGGCAGCACCGGCAACTCCGAAATTCTCAGCATCCGGTGGGGCGCAGCCAACTTTAAGAGCAATGGTCGGGGTCGCTAACGAAAAAGGGTGTTCTGATATTCACTTAGGCGTCAATGAAGCCCCTCGTTTCCGTAGTCGGGGCGACATCGTACCCACCGAGTGGCCCGTAACCGATTTAGATACGTTTATGGGTTGGCTACAGGAAGTGCTGACGGATGAGGAAATCCGGCAGTTTCAAGAGCACCTAGACTTTGACGGCGCAGCAGATTTAGGCTTTGTCCGCATCCGGATTAATATTTTTGATAGTTTAGCCGGCCCAGCGATGGTGTTGCGCTTGATCGGATCGCAGATTCTGACAATGGAGCAGCTGAAGTTGCCGCCGGTGTTCAAGGATCTGTGCCACTATCATAAAGGGTTACTTTTGGTGACAGGGCCAACAGGTTCGGGTAAGTCCACCACAATGGCAGCCATGATGGATTACATCAATAAGAACATGGCTAAACATATCATCACCATTGAAGACCCAGTTGAATTTGTCCATGTCAGCCAAAAATGCTTGATCAAGCACCGAGAAGTAGGCCGGCACACCCTAGAATTTAAAAACGCCCTGAAAGCCGCTTTGCGGGAAGACCCGGATATGATGCTGGTGGGGGAAATTCGAGATCAAGAAACGATTAATATTGCCCTGAAAGCCGCTTCAACGGGTCACTTAGTGGCAGGAACCCTGCACACCAACAGCGCCATTAAAACCATTGAGCGGATTATGGGGATGTTCCCTCCTGCAGAACAGCCGGCAATGCGGGTGTCTTTGGCAGAATCTCTCGTGGCAATTATCGCTCAAGGTTTGTGCAAAACCACAGACGGCAAACGGGCTGCCTATCACGACATTATGGTCGCCACGGATGCGATTAGAGAATACATTATCAAAGGTGAAATGGAGGAAATCAACCAAGTGATGCTCAAGTCCGAGTTCGATGGCATGATCACCATGAACAAGGCACTACTTAACCTTTATCAAGAAGGTCGCATTACTGAGGAAATTGCCTTGGAAATGTCGCCTACTCCGAATGAAATGGCACAATTCCTGCGAGGACGTATCTAA